One Streptomyces zhihengii genomic window, GCAAGGCCGCGACCACCGCCGAGCTTCCGGTCCGCTGGCTGCTGGCCGAATGGCCCGCCGACCAGGACGAGCCCGTGCAGTTCTGGCTCTCCAACTTGCCCGAGACCACCCCGCTGCCCGTCCTCGTGCGCACGGCGAAACTCCGCTGGCGCATCGAGAACGACTACCGCGAGATGAAACAAGCCCTCGGCCTGGCCCACTTCGAAGGCCGGACCTGGCCAGGCTGGCACCACCACGTCACCCTTGTCTCAGTAGCCCACGCCTTCTGCACCCTCCAGCGACTGAGCCGATCCCCAAAAGAGACGGCGCCGGCCTGAGCCTCTACCGAGTCGTCCGCGAGCTGCAGATACTCCTCGCGACCTGGACCGGCGCCTGCCCCACCTGTCACCGCGACATACCGGACCCTGCACCAACATGACCAAGCCCTACTAGCCGTCGCTTCCCAGACCCGTGCGGGGCCCAGTGCGTATGACGGCGGTCGTTCCCGCTCACCGCTGCGGGGCAGTCCCGGATTCTCACCGGGTTCCCTCTTACGACGCATCCCGCCTGGCGGACGGGGCGAACCAGCTGCACCGCCACCCTAAGGGGCACGGCCATGTCACGGCGGCTCCTGCCCAAGATCCGAGACCGCGGGCGAGCGCGAGGGCGGGCGTCTCGACGCCAACTGATGATTTCAGACGCGAGGCGGCGAAGGCGTATGGGGCGCAGCCGGATGAGGCGAGGATTTGTCTGGTCTGCCCCATGCAGTTCTGTCTCGCGGCCTGCCCGCGATGGGTGGCGGCCGTCTTTGCGCAGCTTGTGCCGACCGGCGTACAGGTGACCGCAGTGTCACCGCCTGATCGGGCCCTCGCGTTGGTGCCAGTGTGGCGGTCAAGGTGGCGCCGGCCGAGGTCGTACAGAAGAAGACGCATGGCTTGCGAGGGAGCGGGCCTCTCGGCCCAGAGATCGTAGGACCGGTTTCTCGTGGGGGAGAGGGCGAGCGTCGGCGCTGAGCAGGATGGCGTCGATGACCAGAGGGTGACGGCGATGTTGAGTGACCGGCCGCTTGTGTGAGCGGGATCCTGACGCTGCGGATGGGAGCGACGGGCGACCGGTCGACTCAGAGCCGATGCGGTTCGGGATGACTCAAGGACAGGTGACTGGAATGGTGGCGGTTTTCATATGAGTCCTGAGCGCAGGACGTAGGCGACAGCCTGGGTTCGATTGTTGAAATTGTGGCGCTTCATTGCGTCGTAAAGGATATTCTTGATGGTTCGCTCGGAATATCGCATCTCCTGTGAGATCTCGTCAAGGTCGAATCCTTCTGACAAGAGACGCAGAACTTCGATTTCGCGCGCGGAAAAAGCTGAGGACGTGAGTCCACGCGGCGCCAACACTTCCTGGTGCACCCGCTGTACCCGCTGCATCAGGGAACCTTGAAGTCCGGAGGGGAGCATGCCTTTGCCGTCTGCGACTTCGCGAATCGCACGCGAAACGGTGGCTGCAGTGATGCTTGATCTCCACAGTACAGCGCGCACGCCCCTTTCTAGCGCCGAATAAACGTCGACCTGCCAGTTTTTGTTGACGATGATCATGAAACGGCTGGTTCTGGTAGGGGACAGGCTTTCTAGGAAACCGAGGGTCGAGGCGTCGGCATTTTCGACTGAGATGAGGAAAACGTCCGGGTCTACGGTGGAGTCGGATTCAATTTCGACTATCTCCGGGGACTGCTCAAGGCAGTATGCGAGGCCTGCTCGAGTGATAAGATCTTTGGAGTATAGCTTGACCTTAATGATTGTATTTAAAGAGCCGGAGTCGTTGATGGTGCGCCTAGCGCTGTGGAGGGCGGGCGTCTTCATGTCGGTTCCTAGATGTGTTGCGGATTGGTTGAATCGTCGGACATGTCAGGAGGTTGAAGAGGGAGTTCCGTAATTCCGTCCATCGGTAAGAACATTCGGCATGCTGTCTCTGCGTGAATCGGGCGATCTTTGAAATTAACGAGTACATCGCTAAGGTGTGCGAGGGGTGACGGGATATGATTGTCGAGAACCAGGAACGCGGAGTCAAATTGAGGCAGAGAGGGGTGTCCGTGGATTCTTCAAGTGACAGTGTGTTCGAATGCTTGATGTCGTTATGTGTGAGATGTTGCTCGGCATCTTTGGGCGTCAGGGGCTCTGATGCCCGCTTCGGGCGCACGTGGTGACCGTTTGGACGACTGTGGTGTCCGCATCGGGCGCTGCAATGCGTGACGTGGCCAACTCCGGCCTGGTGCCGCCGGGGGCGGGGTCTTTCGCGGCCGTAGCTTCGGTGGAGCTGGACGCACGCCTCGTCAAGGGCGTCGTCTCGGGCAACCCCATGCGGCCACGACGGTGCGCCTCGCGGTAGCGTTGCCAATAGGAACCGTGTACGTGACCCAGATAGCTCCATTCGACATTGCTCTGCAGCTCCGGAATCCGAGGGCGCATCGCTGGGGCCAAGGTTGGTCGGACGCGGACGCGGATTGCCGTACCGATAGGCGGTGCTCGCCGGACGCCGCGAGCATCTTCGCATACGCCGATCGATGGAAAAGCGGTTAGGAGATGCTCGCTAACACGCGGATGTCTACTCGGCGGCATTCCAGTCGATAGTCATCTGCCCCCCAGATCATGAGGACTGACTTCGCATACTCGCGAGCTCATCTTGCAAGCCGGGAGCCGGTGTACGTCATGATCAGACAGCTCGGGTCCGGTCTGTACTTCAACGAGGCGCCCACTGCGACCCTTTTTACCACTCACGATCTCGTCGATCACGCAGTGCCCCAACCTTGAAGGCAGGTGAGGGAGCAATTCGGTCCCATCCCTGACGGGCCCACACGCGAAAAATACGTCCGTCGCCCCCAGGAAGTAGAACCGGCGACGATTTGCGGCGTTTTCCGGGCTCTATTGCGCGACGGCCGGGCCGTCACGGCGGCTCCGCGCAGAACATGCCTTCGCTGCCGGCCGTCCGCTCTCGGCATCTGATCGGAGCGCTGACAGTAACGAGTCATGAGGGTGGGCTACCCGGATTCATCAAGCAGCGTCGAGCGCGTAGCGCTCTTGGCAGCGTGCGATCTTGAGCGGGTGGCGAGCCGCGATGCACGCCAGGGCGCAGCTGCGCTTGAGTACCTGCGGCGGGCGCGAGACCGGCCCGGGACTTGCGCCAGCACTCTCTCAGCCTTGGGCCCTCCACCGAAGACTGAGGCACAGCCTCCGCTCACGTCCCACAGGTACCGGGGCACGGGCGCCCTGACTTCGCCGGTGAGGTTCCGCCGCCAGCACTACTGCCGCCCCACAGATTGCAGCTACTGCAGCCGACCGCGTACTGAAGCCGAGGCGCATCGTGCCCCCTTCTTGTCGGCATTCCACCGAGCTTGGCACCGGTTGAAGTCATCCGGCTCTCGTGCAGTCTCGTCCACCCTTGCTGAGCAGTGCATTAGCCGTGCTGCCGTACGCCAGACGTGACGCGATGGTTCAGCCAGAACGAAGAATTTTCACCTTGAACAACTCCTGCTTGGCGCTACGTACTGCCTGATGAAGCCCGAGTCGCATCACCTCTCAAGGCGAAGAACGCGACAACGGCTTGAAGAATCTTCGCCGTACTTGTACGCGCACCTGCTACTAGCACCTTCCCGAGCCAGCAGCCAGAGAGCGGAAACGGAGCCAACATGAGGAGTCCCGCCGAGCGCTACCGCGAAGAGTGGGCAGCCAAGACCGGCCGCAGCTCGAGCGACATCTACATTCCCAGCACGCTTCGCGAGACGGAAGGTGAGGAGTCGAACGACGCAGAACGCGATGCCCTGCGGGCGAGGCGGCTACTGAGCTGGAGGGGTCATGAGCCAGATGCCTATCGCGCACGAGCCTGAGCTTGCAACGGCTGATGCAGCGACTCTCACCGCGTACTGCGCGATGGACGGTCATTCCGCGTCTGACACAGACCCTGCGACGCCAGGGCCGACGGGGGCAGGAGCACCGACAGCTGCTGCCACCAGCGGTCTGACGCGCCGCCTACACGCTCCACTTAAACACAGCCGGCAGTCCCCCGGCCTCGCGCGGCGGATCACTGCTTCCGCCCTTGCGAGTTGGGGCGTGGACGAGGACACGATCGCAACAGCCCTGCTCGTCGTCTCTGAGCTCGTCACCAACGCCGTCGAACACGCGCAACCCTCAATCGTTCTGCACCTGTCGTGTGAGCGCGCTCGCCAGCGCCTTCGTGTGCAAGTCGCGGATGGTGGCCCCGCCTCGAGCGAGGGCAGCTGGACATCGTCATGTGCCCCCGACGAGCACGGCCGCGGTCTGAGCATCATCAGCTGTGTCGCCAACGCGCATGGAGCCTATACGCGCACCAGCGGTACGATTCACTGGGCAACACTGACCTACGGGGCATGCGGGTCCTGACCAGGTGGGTCAGGACCCACCTGCAGGTCGTTGCCGGCACGCCCGACGTGCTTACCTGCTCATCGCCGCCCTGGCCAGACGTCGAGCTGCTGACACCCGGGGAGTCCGTTACCAGGGCCGGTGCGTCCTGCTGACGGCGGTGCCAGGTCGCCAATCTCCAACTTACTTCGTCTCTCTTGGTGAGAGGACGCCGGGCATCATGACCACCGATAGGGGTCACTGTGTGAGGGGACGAGTAGGGCAGACGTCTGGAGGCGTTACGGCGACTTTGACCAATCTGTGGCAGCAGCACTGGCCCAATCGTCCCCCGGTCGGGTGCAAGCTTCGCGATCCATGTCGGGATGTCTGGGTGCGCTGTCGCAGCCTGCCGGAGTGGAAGCGATACGCGGAGGACGAGAGCGAGTACATCGGCGTCCTGGAGCGGTACAGCAGTGTCCTCGATGGGTTGTTTGCCGGTGGGCATGTATCCGTGATCACCCCAGTTTGGGCGGCCGAAGCCGAGGTTCCACCATTCCAGCCAGATGCTGGCTACTGGCAGACCCTGCTGGTGGAGGACGATCCGGACCCGGAGTGCCGTACCTACTGCCACCTCTTCGCCGCCCGAAGGCCCTGGCGATACGGCTGCCTCGACGAGCTGCTCCGTGACATCGCGGACGACAAGGGTGGCGGGAGTCCTCATCACCGACACTCAGATGGGACGCGTCTATCACCCCGCCGACGGTGGCGCCGATGTCTTCCTCGCCACGCCCGAGGAGCGGGATCAGACGCGCGATCGGCAGATCGACTGGCTTTCCAGTTACCCGTCGGGGCTCTGACAGGACTGGCTCACCACCCCGCCCACGTCGTGGGACCCAGGTAGTCGGCCGACGGAGGCAGATGGAGAGGGCCGCTATGCCGACGAAGGCGAGGACGTGTTCGGCCTTGCGCTCGTAGCGCCAATGGAGCCGTCGGCAGCCGGCCGGCCAGGACACGGTCCTCTCGACCACCCATCGTGGTGGCCGAGCCGCTGCGAGGACTCGACGCCCTTGTGGGCGATGCGGTGGCGGATGCCACGGCTGCGAAGCCACCGACGCAGATGGTCGTAGTCGTAGCCCTTGTCTGCGTGCAACCTCGCCGGGTGCCGGCGGGCGCGGGCCGCGGCGGGAGCGGGATGGGCGGGACCCCGCGCACGAGCGGCTCCAGGCGCAGGCTGCGGAATCGACGTAGCCGAAGGAGAACGGCTCGCTCGAGTACCCGATCCGGCCCCTGATCTCGAGTGCCCGGCGCTCACGTGTCGTCCGACGCCGCGAAGAACGTCATCGTGCGGCTCACCACGGGAGCATGCCCAAGCGTGCGCAGCCGTCTCTGGATGGACGATTCCACGTTGCGTGCGTGGCACGCCCAGAGGCCGACCTTCGACTCTCGTGGTCGAGCGCTCCTTCCGTGCGATCGGTCGCCGCCACATCGACACCTCACCGGAGTGCTGCGCGTCGCACCGACCGCGATCGTCACACGCCGCCAGAGGCAGCACCGCCAACTCATAGGAGTTTCGACCTACTCATCAGGCCTGCGACACACCAGCCCCTCGTTGTCCGGGGCAGGCATCTGACCCTTTGACAGGCCCGCTTGTGCTCGGTCAAGGATTTGTCACTGGCTGCGCGCTGCCCGTTCCCGCTCGTACCTGGAGTGCCCGGCGGAACGGGCAGTCAGGGGGTCGGCTTCGTGCATGACAAATGAAACGCTCACTATGTTGGTGGTCAGCAAGCACAGTCTGCTTCAAGCCACCCAGGAAGTCTCGGGTCACAGGCAGGTGCTCGCCTCACGATGTCCAGTGCGCGAGTCATGAGCGACGATCTCGGTCATTGAGGTGGTATGGATGGTTCTCAAGACTGCTGGTGTGACACCAGAGACGCTGCACCTACCATTAATGCACGCAGAAGCAGTGTCAGACGTTCACGGTGCTTCACCGTGCAACTGCCTGTC contains:
- a CDS encoding response regulator transcription factor, whose product is MKTPALHSARRTINDSGSLNTIIKVKLYSKDLITRAGLAYCLEQSPEIVEIESDSTVDPDVFLISVENADASTLGFLESLSPTRTSRFMIIVNKNWQVDVYSALERGVRAVLWRSSITAATVSRAIREVADGKGMLPSGLQGSLMQRVQRVHQEVLAPRGLTSSAFSAREIEVLRLLSEGFDLDEISQEMRYSERTIKNILYDAMKRHNFNNRTQAVAYVLRSGLI
- a CDS encoding ATP-binding protein, with translation MDGHSASDTDPATPGPTGAGAPTAAATSGLTRRLHAPLKHSRQSPGLARRITASALASWGVDEDTIATALLVVSELVTNAVEHAQPSIVLHLSCERARQRLRVQVADGGPASSEGSWTSSCAPDEHGRGLSIISCVANAHGAYTRTSGTIHWATLTYGACGS